In one window of Musa acuminata AAA Group cultivar baxijiao chromosome BXJ3-2, Cavendish_Baxijiao_AAA, whole genome shotgun sequence DNA:
- the LOC135631708 gene encoding small ribosomal subunit protein uS5w-like, with translation MAERGGGDRGGFGRGFGRGRGERGRGRGDRGRGGRRGFGRRDEEEKWVPVTKLGRLVKEGKITSLEQIYLHSLPVKEHQIIDTLLGGGLKDEVMKIMPVQKQTRAGQRTRFKAFVVVGDTNGHVGLGVKCAKEVATAIRGAIILAKLSVIPVRRGYWGNKIGKPHTVPCKVTGKCGSVTVRMVPAPRGAGIVAARVPKKVLQFAGIEDVFTSSRGSTKTLGNFVKATFDCLMKTYGFLTPDFWTETRYSRSPFQEYTDLLAKPTKAILLEDTEKVEA, from the exons ATGGCGGAGCGTGGCGGCGGAGATCGTGGTGGCTTCGGGCGCGGGTTCGGCCGAGGTAGGGGCGAGCGGGGCCGCGGCCGAGGCGACCGCGGCCGTGGTGGGAGGCGCGGCTTCGGCCGGCGCGACGAGGAGGAGAAGTGGGTGCCCGTCACTAAGCTCGGTCGCCTCGTGAAGGAGGGCAAGATCACGAGCCTCGAGCAGATCTACCTCCACTCGCTTCCCGTGAAGGAGCACCAGATCATCGACACCCTTCTCGGCGGCGGCCTCAAGGACGAGGTCATGAAGATCATGCCTGTCCAGAAGCAGACCCGTGCCGGCCAGCGCACCCGCTTCAAGGCCTTCGTCGTCGTCGGCGACACAAATGGCCATGTAGGGCTCGGTGTCAAGTGCGCCAAGGAGGTCGCAACCGCCATCCGCGGTGCCATCATCCTGGCCAAGCTCTCGGTGATCCCCGTCAGGAGGGGATACTGGGGGAACAAGATCGGGAAGCCCCACACTGTGCCCTGCAAGGTCACCGGGAAGTGCGGGTCCGTCACCGTCCGGATGGTGCCCGCTCCAAGGGGGGCGGGGATTGTGGCTGCCCGTGTCCCGAAGAAGGTGCTTCAGTTTGCTGGGATCGAAGACGTCTTCACCTCGTCCCGTGGTTCGACCAAGACTCTCGGTAACTTTGTGAAG GCTACCTTTGACTGTCTCATGAAGACCTATGGATTCCTGACACCCGATTTCTGGACAGAGACCCGCTACAGCAGATCTCCCTTCCAGGAGTACACAGACCTGCTTGCAAAGCCGACAAAGGCTATACTTCTTGAGGACACAGAGAAGGTTGAAGCTTAA
- the LOC103976076 gene encoding beta-hexosaminidase 2, with amino-acid sequence MESTPSILFFLVFVVIVNVISLVSSSDAAPLIEINVWPKPISVSWSGPAAIAVPLSPSFRVLNPYSEHPYLCAAAARYTRLLLLERYRPLRPPHLNLSSSAPPLSSLALSVVDPSAPLRHGVDESYTLSITANGSSTVAELSAATPWGAMRGLETLSQLAWGNPPAVAAGIRIEDRPLFPHRGLLLDTSRNFYPVRDILRTIRAMSHNKLNVFHWHITDSQSFPLLLPSAPQLALRGSYGPDMRYTPADVRRVVRYAMNRGIRVIPEIDAPGHTASWAEAYPEIVTCANKFWSPPDGPALAAEPGTGQLNPLEPETYEVVRDVLRGVASLFPDPFLHAGADEVNPACWEQDPAIRRFLAGGGTHDQLLEMFVNATRPFIVSALNRTVVYWEDVLLGSTVKVVSPGLLPPETTVLQTWNNGPNNTKRLTAAGYRVIVSSSDFYYLDCGFGGWVGNDSRYDRQTGDEPGRPFNYAGGDGGSWCAPFKSWQRVYDYDITHGLSAAEAALVLGGEVALWSEQADGAVMDGRLWPRAAAMAEALWSGNRDGDGRKRYAEATDRLHEWRQRMVRRGIAAEPIQPLWCVMHPSMCNMVQ; translated from the exons ATGGAGTCGACCCCTTCCattctcttcttcctcgtcttTGTCGTCATCGTCAACGTCATCTCCCTGGTTTCCTCCTCCGACGCGGCCCCCCTGATCGAGATCAACGTGTGGCCGAAGCCCATCTCTGTGTCGTGGTCCGGCCCCGCCGCCATCGCCGTCCCCCTCTCCCCTTCCTTCCGCGTCCTCAATCCATACAGCGAACACCCTTAcctctgcgccgccgccgcccgcTACACCCGGCTCCTCCTGCTCGAGCGCTACCGCCCCCTCCGCCCGCCTCACCTCAACCTCTCCTCGTCCGCGCCCCCGCTCAGCTCCCTCGCCCTCTCCGTTGTCGACCCCTCCGCCCCCCTCCGCCACGGAGTCGACGAGTCCTACACCCTCTCGATCACCGCGAATGGCTCGTCCACGGTCGCCGAGCTCTCCGCCGCTACCCCCTGGGGCGCGATGCGCGGCCTCGAGACCCTGTCCCAGCTCGCCTGGGGCAACCCGCCCGCAGTCGCTGCCGGTATTCGCATCGAAGACCGCCCCCTCTTCCCCCACCGAGGCCTCCTTCTCGACACCTCCCGCAACTTCTACCCCGTCCGCGACATCCTCCGCACCATTCGCGCAATGAGCCACAACAAGCTCAACGTCTTCCACTGGCACATCACGGACTCCCAGtccttccccctcctcctcccctccgcgCCCCAGCTCGCCCTCCGCGGCTCCTACGGACCCGACATGCGCTACACTCCTGCCGACGTCCGCCGCGTCGTCCGCTACGCCATGAACCGTGGCATCCGCGTGATCCCCGAGATCGACGCCCCCG GACACACGGCGTCGTGGGCGGAGGCTTACCCGGAGATCGTGACGTGCGCGAACAAGTTCTGGTCGCCGCCCGACGGTCCGGCGCTAGCGGCAGAGCCTGGCACGGGGCAGCTCAACCCGCTCGAGCCGGAAACGTACGAGGTAGTCCGCGACGTGCTCCGAGGAGTGGCCTCCCTCTTCCCGGACCCCTTCCTCCACGCAGGGGCGGACGAGGTGAACCCGGCGTGCTGGGAGCAGGACCCGGCCATCAGACGGTTCCTAGCCGGCGGCGGCACCCACGACCAGCTCCTTGAGATGTTCGTCAACGCCACCCGCCCCTTCATCGTGTCCGCCCTCAACCGCACCGTCGTCTACTGGGAGGACGTCCTCCTGGGCTCTACCGTGAAGGTGGTGTCCCCAGGGCTGCTGCCGCCGGAGACCACCGTGCTCCAGACCTGGAACAACGGGCCCAACAACACCAAGCGGCTCACGGCCGCCGGGTACCGCGTGATCGTCTCGTCGTCGGACTTCTACTACCTGGATTGCGGCTTCGGGGGCTGGGTGGGGAACGACAGCCGATACGACCGGCAGACGGGGGACGAGCCGGGGCGACCATTCAACTACGCGGGCGGGGACGGCGGGTCGTGGTGCGCGCCCTTCAAGTCGTGGCAGCGGGTGTACGACTACGACATCACTCACGGGCTAAGCGCAGCAGAGGCGGCGCTGGTGCTGGGTGGGGAGGTGGCGCTGTGGTCGGAGCAGGCGGACGGGGCGGTGATGGACGGACGGCTGTGGCCGAGGGCAGCGGCGATGGCGGAGGCGCTGTGGTCGGGGAACCGTGACGGCGACGGGAGGAAGCGGTACGCGGAGGCAACGGACCGGCTCCACGAGTGGCGGCAGCGGATGGTGAGGAGGGGGATCGCGGCGGAGCCCATCCAGCCCTTGTGGTGCGTCATGCACCCGAGCATGTGCAACATGGTTCAGTAG
- the LOC135631707 gene encoding calcium-dependent protein kinase 20-like: MGNCCVAPADPEKKKKRKNKKEKRQNPYSIDYNRGPARGLVVLKNPTGRDIGSRYELGQELGRGEFGVTYLCTDRATGELFACKSISKKKLRTAVDIEDVRREVEIMRHLPSHPSIVSLKDTYEDDGAVHLVMELCEGGELFDRIVTKGHYTERAAAIIMRTIIQIIQVCHKHGVMHRDLKPENFLFGDKKENGPLKAIDFGLSVFFRPGEHFSEIVGSPYYMAPEVLKRNYGPEVDVWSAGVILYILLCGVPPFWAETEQGVAQAILRSVIDFKRDPWPKVSESAKDLVRHMLNPDPKYRLRAEQVLDHPWLQNANKAPNVSLGENVRAKLQQFTVMNKFKKKALKVVAEYLSVEEVAGIKDMFEKIDINKNGKITLEELKYGLLKLGHQIPDADVHILMEAADVDGSGTLDYGEFVAVSVHLRRMGNDEHLHKAFSYFDQNNSGYIEIEELGNSLADDLGPDHEEVINAIICDVDTDKDGRISYEEFTAMMKAGTDWRKASRQYSRERFSSLRSNLMKDGSLQLKSHDR; this comes from the exons ATGGGGAACTGCTGCGTAGCGCCTGCCGAtccggagaagaagaagaagaggaagaacaagAAGGAGAAGCGGCAGAACCCCTACTCGATCGACTACAACCGTGGGCCGGCCCGTGGCCTCGTCGTTCTCAAGAACCCTACGGGCCGGGACATCGGCAGCCGGTACGAGCTCGGACAGGAGCTCGGCCGCGGCGAGTTTGGCGTTACCTACCTCTGCACCGACAGAGCCACGGGGGAGCTCTTCGCCTGCAAATCCATCTCCAAGAAGAAGCTGCGCACTGCGGTGGACATTGAGGACGTGCGGAGGGAGGTGGAGATCATGAGGCATTTGCCTAGCCACCCGAGCATCGTGAGCCTCAAGGACACCTACGAGGATGACGGCGCCGTGCACCTTGTGATGGAGCTCTGCGAGGGAGGAGAGCTGTTCGATCGGATCGTCACCAAGGGGCATTACACCGAACGAGCGGCGGCCATCATCATGCGGACCATCATACAAATCATTCAG GTGTGCCACAAGCATGGGGTTATGCACAGGGATCTTAAACCTGAGAACTTCTTATTTGGGGACAAAAAGGAAAATGGCCCATTGAAGGCAATCGATTTTGGATTGTCTGTATTTTTCAGACCTG GTGAGCACTTTTCTGAAATTGTTGGCAGTCCTTATTACATGGCACCGGAGGTTTTAAAGAGAAATTATGGCCCAGAAGTAGATGTTTGGAGCGCAGGAGTGATCCTATACATTTTGCTTTGTGGCGTGCCTCCATTTTGGGCTG AAACCGAACAAGGTGTTGCCCAGGCAATTCTTCGTTCTGTCATAGATTTCAAGAGAGATCCGTGGCCAAAAGTTTCTGAAAGTGCTAAAGATCTTGTGAGACATATGCTTAATCCAGATCCCAAGTATAGGTTGAGAGCTGAGCAAGTACTTG ATCATCCATGGTTGCAGAATGCCAATAAGGCTCCTAATGTTAGTCTAGGTGAAAATGTAAGGGCGAAACTCCAGCAGTTCACCGTGatgaacaaatttaaaaagaaaGCCCTAAAG GTGGTGGCTGAATATTTATCTGTCGAGGAAGTTGCAGGCATAAAGGATATGTTTGAGAAGATTGACATAAACAAAAATGGAAAAATAACTCTTGAGGAGCTGAAATATGGTTTGCTTAAACTCGGTCACCAGATTCCTGATGCTGATGTCCATATTTTAATGGAAGCT GCTGATGTTGATGGAAGTGGCACTTTGGACTATGGGGAATTTGTTGCTGTATCTGTTCACTTACGAAGGATGGGAAACGACGAGCACCTGCACAAAGCATTTTCATATTTTGATCAGAACAACAGTGGATACATAGAAATCGAAGAGCTCGGCAACTCCTTGGCTGATGATTTAGGTCCAGATCATGAAGAAGTCATTAATGCTATTATTTGTGATGTAGACACGGACAAG
- the LOC135631324 gene encoding protein OBERON 4-like: MKRPRSSSYGEDFDDGNDVGEKLGFRDWPRRNQDPDRSVSSSHRRPSFSKTEGLRKVSSSSSSHDRPLDDDWEPSRHIRRRYDHEPEPFDWRKSYDRYRDGRDGGDRLMQASSPRGSSYGSDRMHRSESFSGLRREFPKGFRSDRDRSRREGNASSSWWRSRSSKELSADEVRKSPSVDSDSVGRRSHAASPDDHRGKVRSRDSPTGVQSRRAEIQTVKTSKSCKESGSSSEMEEGELEPDPKPEPEPEPLAEPSSDSKAATGLESENHKDRDPEYNSLSEEVPDQKEILVDGKKVDVDDNGSVVAEEEGKLTDTTIMDTKNTDDQVRNDQAVDSSLLDVSSKLTDAVVDGGNISDQGRNNQSTAVKELDEGSGEGEGMATDAYGDNEVEGKFCGEKCDAVKELDDSRWEGERKAEDANGDIEVEVKFCATKQEACGEDNSCSQFHGEELAGNHEGQAVEEEAKEMTSAISPLKEEKLVEDKEEDRPNEAVVEIEQAVEEEAKVMTSSICPLQKEISMENKKETQCNEAKVETKQKHETANEQGVEAEDEIQQKHETGVEFEVQQKEQSGIDLETEPEGTSSLFDQTREVTCEINHEVVTLTLMRDQSKLNYKDKGKGLAFSLSAERDSVEDDDAIEGFSGRGFELVFRSDTGQPEKACSSGIVARRLEDDNLKIEPLDLCLALPGGLFDHSSKHSKPKIETLSCARDIQSLPSSFRTNSNGFTTSISFTSSQPFVHNPSCSLTQNSLDNYEYSVGSHPIFQGVDQVSSGTIWQAQTSNDSKMKGSVPLYQRVLLNGNLSHNLLNTTNGQHQSVPTCIQQSSLPRQMSPTDSHGSHETGSQLNKDKRLLMGERNSSSLCRTEKRDGEQLVLNGSGVTEKILSKIMAEPLQLSGRMLQEMTDQSVAYLRETISEMLTVTDKSRQMREFQEALRRRSDMTMDTLINCPCVLLEILVAIKSGLPDFIRRTTNIKSSDLVEIFLNLKCRNLACRNSLPVDDCDCKVCIDKTGFCSACMCLVCSKFDNASNTCSWVGCDVCLHWCHTDCGLQGSYIRNGLSTSADEGITEMQFHCVACHHPSEMFGFVKEVFKTCAKDWKVDTLAKELQYVKRIFSTSNDLRGKRLHDLADKMLLNLEKKASHSEVVMHILTFLSDSEFNLSSASVSTPKDSSRNEAGQINVACSSKDWLPSVPSEKASLLENTGLVLSMGCDQVGRKARDVELQMSLEKKPVVDELESVIKFKHAEAKMYQERADDARREAESLKHISIAKNSKIDEDYASQIEKLRLSEAEERRRQKFEELQAIEKAHREYFNMKMRMEADIKDLLLKMEATRRNLNT, encoded by the exons ATGAAGCGGCCAAGATCATCGTCGTACGGGGAGGACTTCGACGACGGTAACGATGTGGGTGAGAAGCTCGGCTTTAGGGACTGGCCGAGGAGGAACCAGGATCCCGACCGCTCGGTTTCGTCGTCGCACCGAAGGCCGTCCTTCTCCAAGACGGAGGGCTTGCGGAAGGTCTCGTCGTCTTCTTCATCGCACGATCGGCCTCTCGACGACGATTGGGAGCCATCGCGGCACATCCGGAGACGGTACGATCATGAGCCGGAGCCCTTCGATTGGCGGAAGAGCTACGATCGGTACCGGGATGGCAGGGACGGCGGGGATCGGCTGATGCAAGCCTCGTCGCCGCGGGGCTCGTCGTACGGAAGCGACCGGATGCACCGGTCTGAGAGCTTCTCGGGGTTGAGGAGGGAGTTTCCGAAGGGTTTTAGGTCGGATAGGGACCGGTCGAGGAGGGAAGGGAATGCTAGCTCGTCGTGGTGGAGATCAAGAAGTTCCAAGGAGCTCAGTGCTGACGAGGTGCGGAAATCGCCGTCGGTTGATTCGGATTCAGTCGGGAGGCGGAGTCATGCGGCGTCGCCGGATGATCATAGGGGGAAAGTGAGGTCCAGGGACTCCCCCACCGGGGTGCAATCCAGAAGGGCTGAGATCCAGACCGTGAAAACATCGAAGTCATGCAAGGAGAGCGGCAGTAGTAGCGAGATGGAAGAGGGGGAGCTCGAGCCAGATCCCAAACCGGAACCGGAACCGGAACCTTTGGCTGAACCTTCTAGTGATAGTAAGGCAGCAACCGGATTGGAATCAGAGAACCACAAGGATAGAGATCCTGAGTACAATAGTCTTTCTGAAGAAGTTCCTGACCAGAAAGAGATCTTAGTGGATGGAAAGAAAGTGGATGTTGATGATAATGGTTCTGTTGTTGCGGAGGAGGAAGGGAAGTTAACAGATACTACTATAATGGACACAAAAAATACAGATGATCAGGTAAGAAATGATCAGGCTGTTGATAGTAGTCTGCTGGATGTGAGTAGCAAGTTAACAGATGCCGTAGTGGACGGAGGAAACATTAGTGATCAAGGAAGGAATAACCAGTCTACCGCTGTCAAGGAGTTGGATGAGGGTAGCGGGGAAGGTGAAGGAATGGCTACGGATGCTTATGGGGATAATGAAGTAGAAGGTAAATTTTGTGGGGAGAAGTGTGATGCTGTCAAGGAGCTGGATGACAGCAGGTGGGAAGGAGAAAGAAAAGCTGAGGATGCTAATGGGGATATTGAAGTGGAGGTTAAATTTTGTGCGACAAAGCAGGAAGCCTGTGGGGAAGATAACTCGTGCTCCCAGTTTCATGGGGAAGAACTGGCAGGCAATCATGAGGGGCAGGCAGTTGAGGAAGAAGCAAAAGAGATGACATCTGCTATTTCTCCTTTGAAAGAAGAGAAGTTAGTGGAGGATAAGGAAGAAGATCGACCCAATGAAGCTGTAGTCGAAATTGAGCAGGCAGTTGAGGAAGAAGCAAAAGTGATGACATCTTCTATTTGCCCTTTGCAGAAAGAGATTTCAATGGAGAATAAGAAAGAAACCCAATGCAATGAAGCTAAAGTTGAAACCAAACAGAAGCATGAGACAGCCAATGAACAAGGTGTGGAAGCTGAAGATGAAATTCAGCAAAAACATGAGACTGGCGTGGAGTTTGAAGTTCAGCAGAAAGAACAAAGTGGTATTGATCTCGAGACTGAACCAGAGGGAACTAGTAGCTTGTTTGATCAAACTAGGGAAGTTACTTGTGAGATTAATCATGAGGTAGTGACACTGACACTTATGAGGGACCAGAGTAAGCTGAATTACAAGGACAAAGGTAAGGGACTTGCATTCTCTCTCTCAGCTGAAAGGGATTCTGTGGAAGATGATGATGCCATCGAGGGCTTTAGCGGAAGGGGCTTCGAATTGGTGTTCCGATCTGACACCGGTCAACCAGAAAAAGCATGCTCTAGTGGGATTGTTGCCCGCAGACTTGAAGATGACAATCTCAAAATTGAACCTCTTGATCTCTGTCTTGCTTTGCCAGGTGGTTTGTTTGATCATTCTTCAAAACATTCAAAGCCAAAAATCGAAACCCTGAGCTGTGCCAGGGACATACAGTCTTTGCCATCCTCATTCAGAACAAATTCAAATGGATTTACAACTTCGATCTCATTCACAAGCTCTCAACCCTTTGTTCATAATCCTAGTTGTTCTCTCACGCAAAATTCATTGGACAATTATGAGTACTCGGTTGGTAGCCATCCAATATTTCAAGGAGTTGATCAGGTGTCCAGTGGTACAATATGGCAAGCTCAGACTTCAAATGATTCTAAAATGAAGGGATCTGTCCCCCTCTACCAAAGGGTATTGCTGAATGGTAACTTATCACATAATTTACTTAACACCACGAATGGCCAACATCAATCAGTGCCCACTTGCATCCAGCAGTCAAGCCTTCCAAGACAGATGTCCCCGACGGACAGCCATGGTTCTCATGAGACTGGATCACAACTTAACAAGGACAAGCGGCTGCTTATGGGGGAAAGAAACAGCAGCAGTTTGTGTAGGACCGAGAAACGGGATGGAGAGCAGCTCGTCCTTAATGGTTCTGGTGTTACAGAGAAGATCCTTTCCAAGATTATGGCAGAACCTTTGCAACTTAGTGGCAGAATGCTTCAGGAAATGACTGATCAGTCAGTAGCCTACCTGAGGGAAACCATTTCTGAGATGCTAACTGTTACAGATAAAAGCAGGCAGATGCGCGAATTTCAGGAGGCACTTCGAAGGAGGTCTGACATGACAATGGATACATTAATCAACTGTCCATGTGTCCTCCTAGAGATTCTGGTGGCCATAAAATCAGGTCTTCCTGATTTTATTCGGAGAACTACTAACATAAAATCTTCCGATTTGGTTGAGATATTCCTGAACTTGAAGTGCCGGAATCTTGCTTGTCGGAATTCCTTGCCTGTGGATGATTGTGACTGCAAAGTTTGCATAGACAAAACTGGCTTCTGCAGTGCTTGCATGTGTCTTGTGTGTTCCAAGTTTGATAATGCATCAAACACTTGTAGTTGGGTTGGCTGTGATGTATGTCTACATTGGTGCCACACAGATTGTGGATTACAAGGTTCTTATATTCGAAATGGGCTTAGCACGTCGGCTGATGAAGGAATTACTGAGATGCAATTTCACTGTGTTGCTTGCCACCATCCTTCTGAGATGTTTGGCTTTGTCAAGGAAGTTTTTAAAACCTGTGCTAAGGATTGGAAAGTAGACACTCTTGCTAAGGAGCTTCAATATGTCAAAAGGATCTTCTCTACCAGTAATGATTTACGGGGTAAAAGATTACACGATTTAGCTGATAAGATGCTGCTGAATCTGGAGAAAAAAGCCAGTCATTCTGAAGTTGTTATGCACATTTTGACATTCCTTTCAG ATAGTGAATTTAACCTCAGCAGTGCTTCCGTCTCTACACCTAAGGATTCATCCAGAAATGAGGCTGGCCAAATCAATGTAGCTTGCTCTAGCAAAGACTGGTTACCATCTGTTCCTTCAGAGAAGGCATCCCTTCTTGAAAATACAGGACTTGTTTTGAGCATGGGTTGTGACCAGGTCGGCAGAAAAGCTAGGGATGTCGAGCTGCAAATGAGCCTTGAAAAGAAGCCAGTTGTTGATGAGCTGGAGAGTGTCATAAAGTTCAAACATGCGGAGGCAAAAATGTACCAAGAACGTGCTGATGATGCAAGGAGAGAAGCCGAGAGCCTAAAGCACATATCAATAGCCAAGAATTCTAAGATTGATGAAGACTATGCTAGTCAAATTGAAAAATTACGATTGAGTGAGGCAGAGGAAAGGCGCAGACAAAAGTTTGAAGAACTACAAGCTATCGAGAAGGCACACCGAGAGTATTTCAATATGAAGATGCGGATGGAAGCTGATATCAAAGATCTATTATTAAAAATGGAAGCTACCAGACGAAATTTAAATACATGA